The Elgaria multicarinata webbii isolate HBS135686 ecotype San Diego chromosome 11, rElgMul1.1.pri, whole genome shotgun sequence genome segment aataataataataataataataataataatatagcaccaacaatgtacttggtgctgcacagtatgtacaaataaaacagcaaaaatatCCTGccaagaggcttacaatctaaaatcacattaaaacatatgagggTGAGGGGTTACACAAAGACACTGTTGACTGTTTTGCAGTGGGTTGTATCAACTGTACTGGCCACCAGTCAGTTTCCAGGCACTCTTTAAAGTACTGGTGCTCACCTATAAAGCTCtcaatggtttggggccaggatatctgaaagactgccttatCCCTTATGAACATGGCCATAGTTTAAGattctccttttctcgattacatcaatagTATgaatgtggcatccaactctggtatAACTAACCTTcctttgaccacagtaaattgaaggaaacaagcttggttcggcatctacagaaatcgtgaggcctctgtttgtgtctttatttagaaagctgtctgacttgtatgttatTCTCCTTGTATTTTTGTACTGCAGTTTTAagtgtttatattttatattgtttttatattgtactttggggtttaaatttttgtgaaccaaagAGGTTTGGCCATTGGGcattacagaaatgtaataaataaaaataaaataaaagaaagattcTCTTTGGTTGTCATTCTGCATGCCCCACCAGCAAGAGAGATTACACTGATGGGAACatgagatagggccttctctTTAACAGCATTCCACTATGGATGTCTTTCCCAAAGGAATTTAGGCTTGACTCCTGCTTTGTTCTGTTGTAGATTGACTGTTATTATTTTTTCAGTATACAATCTATGTATACAATATGTATACAGTGTACAATAgttatttggtgtgtgtttttagaatttCAAATCGCTTAGCTCTGTTCTTTAGTTTTTCCATTTTCACCCACTCTCAATTACTGCTGTTGGTATtctatttaaaattttaaattgtgtttaaaaATTTACTtggtttttaaagttttcttttctttttaaaaggttttaaattgCTGCAAGTTTTAAGTGtaatgtgtgggtggggtgtatCTGGGCAAAAATATATTTCACACAGGAAAAAGGCTTGGGCACATTCCTTCCACTTTCATAAATTTTACACATGAAATTATTTGGGCACATTGAAGGTGAAGAGCAGTTGTCATGTGGTGGCCAAGTAATCTCTgggaaattgctgatcttctcatTTATTAACCCTAATAAGCTTTCAAGAAACCCCAGGTTTTTCCAGAAGACAGCAGCAGCTGCAGTTGTATGATACAAACTGTacccttagctagacataaggtttatcccgggatcatcccaggatatcctgggaacaggcagggacaaccccgggaagaccccgggataaaccttaggtctagctaaggcctctgtctctcttggatttcttctttatttaacatAACGTTTTAAATTTAACCCCTTCTGTAGGCCATCTCAGCTTTTGCTTAGCATTTTAGACCTTTGTCAATGAGCCAAAGTTCTGTGTGACATTACACACAGAAGTCTGCTTGTggccctttcttttctctctaagGGGGTGTCTTTAAACGGTCTGTTTACCCCGTCGtgtctgcacagtggcactgtgttgtttgaatgacacagctgccaacacTGCAATTTTCACACTGTGGTTTTAccacaattttgtgtgtgttgctCTGAGGTCAACACATTGTTTCTCAGTCTGTAGCCTCAGGTTCGGACAGTGGGCATTGCTGGAAGTGGTTGCAAATTAGTGTAAGTCCAGGGTAAATGCTGGAAGGCAGGgcaaaggggcaggaggcaggcttGGAGAGACTAatggctgctgccactgcagttatttcctctatatttaaaataaagttgTTAATATAAGACATACATGCTTTTGCTTAGCATTTTAGACCAAGTCAATgagccacactccctcctgccatctaaattTATTGTTCCTGCCTTGCAGCAGTGATAATGTGGGATTTTGAGGACATCAGCTATGAAGTGTCATCATATAGACACACCCTTAGCATGTGGAGATGTTCCTTGAGCTGAAGACTGCTTCTGGGTGCACACAGTACTGTGCATCTATCAAAGCCTTTCAGcgtgcaattctctctctctctctctctctctctctctttctctctatcaTCAAGTTTTAAGGGATGTACCAATTCCCCCCCCATCAATGTCTATTTGACAATTTTAGTCCCCCCGCAGTGAACATTTTGCCTAATATGGAATGTTGACCATTTAAGTTATATGTGTTCCTCCATACTTCTATGTTGCTCTATATGTGAATATTCGTCAGCATAAGCCAGCCAAGTAATGTccatttaagttccattgattacAATGCAAGAGTTGAAATGAAGAGGGCTTAACAGCAATTTGGTTTGCATGAATTGTGTTCTGTCTACTgtcagtttatttgtttttgttgttttacagGTCACTAAACAGAAATGGAAAACCAAACACATAGGTCAGAGTTTATTTTCTTGGGACTTTCCAATGAACCTCAACTGcagatcttcttcttcttggtgttTTCAACCATCTATCTGATAACTTTGACAGGCAACAGCACAATCATTCTGGTGATAAGAAGGGATCCTTCCCTTTACTCACCCATGTATTATTTCCTGTCTCATTTGTCCTTTGTTGATATCTGTTACTCTACTGACATTGTCCCTAAGATGTTAGTTAATTTGCTTATGAAGCAAAATACAATTTCCTTCATTGGCTGTCTTACACAAATGTTTTTCAGCCTTCTGTTGAGTGTAACAgaggtttttattctttcagcaaTGGCTTATGATAGATACACTGCTGTGTGTCACCCACTTcattatgtagtcaccatgaaTAAATCAATATGTACTTACCTGGTGATGGGAGCATGGCTAATGGGGTTGTTTTTTGCGATAATAAACATAGTCCCAATATTTAATTTACAATTTTGTGGCCTTCACGAAATAAGCCATTTCAGCTGTGAACTCCCACCACTACTGAAAGCCTCGTGTTCTGACATTTTCCTCAATaacattcttcttctttcttctgttGTGATTTTTGGACTCGGCTCCTTCCTACCAACCTTGGTCTCTTATCTTCACATTATCTCCACCATCCTGAAGATCCGCTCTGCAGAGGGCAGGAGCAAAGCCTTCTCGACATGCAGCTCCCACCTCATTGTGGTTGGCTTACTATACATGACAGGAATGTCGCAGTACATGAAACCCAGCAATCTCTCTTCCATGATATTGGATGAGCTTTTTTCTATTCAGTATAGCATTTTGACTCCCATGTTGAATCCGATTATCTATAGTCTCAAAAATAAGGAAGTAAAGAGAGCTCTTGGGAGAACATTTGGAAATGGTAGATGCTATAATTTATTTTAGTTCATTAATGTAGTAGTGGTGCTAGCTTTATTATTCCAAAACTATCATTAAGTTGTTTCCAGTCTGAAGTCATGCTAATAGacacattgttttcagtgggacaTGAATTAGTTATGACTAATTGGAAGACCTACTGATTTTGACAGATCTATCCCAAGGATCACTCCAACCCATTTCCATTTTTTTGGATAATATAATGAGTTTGTTTTCTGTCCTTATGCGTAGAGTTTACATTGATGAATATTTTcatctccctgggcagttcacaaaaaaagaaaccataaAGAACAGATTAAAGCATAAAACATGGAAACATAAACCACAATATAACACCACACTAtagaagtacaaccaggataaaatcaagcagcaatgcagatattTTACAGATTTGTaatacaggccctttctacacctaagggtaatccctgaaaaatggagggatagtccctgtctgctcccgggatcccgtgtggcatttggatgcacaggaacaatccagggatgatcttgggggaaaaggcaggcgtAGAAATGGCCACAGATTTTAAATAGCAGAATTAAAAGGCTAGGatgataaaaatgctaaaatactggggaaataaaaaggtcttcacatagccctggaaagagtacaatgtaggtgccaggtgaacctttccagggagctcattccacaacaggtgtgccacagcaaaaaaggccatcctcctgggggctgtcttgacattgtctttgccccggggtggctccaaatctgtgctgtgttggttagatgatgcagcctcAGATTTGAAGCCCCCCaggggcaaagaggcaaagatgcaaggctgaaaagtcagggacttaccctgacttttctagCCAGAGTGAAgtcagcccagctcttccactGATCTAGGCTTGCTCAGAGCCACtccgggggcattcctgggtggatggtgacctaTTGTTTTCtggaagctgcaggagggggaggagggggccccAGTGAGCCTAAtagaaagcctgtgctgcctctgcCACCACACAGCAGGGATAGCATGGGGTTTGGCAATGAAGCAGCTCCAACCCCGTGCCGTGAAGGCAGTCCCTGGCAGCCActtccctcacttcctttggcaggtgctcacagagaaggatccctgaaaTTGATCTTAGGGTCCAAGCAGCTACACATATCCTTCAGATAAGCTGGctccaagtcgtttagggctttgaatgttcataccagcactttgaatcgggcctggatacaaactggcagccagtgtagctGGAAAAGCTGTTATAATGTTGactctctgagctccatcagacaagcattttattgcatgctaatTACTGGTCACTCATGGTTCTTCACAGGACCCTCTCACaatgacatctgcctcctgccccttctagccttcttcacatcacaaaaaataaaacaccctattaagtctgacttatttttgaaGTCAGAaattgctgctatttcctgccatgtgcggGAGAAGCAACGGGATCAAAACGactcactgaatgggccttgtgcacgttgtttacttcctctttcggaAGAGAAAGAAATGAGGGATGaacacatgggcggagaagcgatggtagggaaattcAATTTCCCCCAGTAtaatgacactgattggcagaatCTACGTTATTGCTTTAAGgtgcttcataacagttttgacaactgttggggcccagggcacactccatatacttttgtcaaaactgttataaaacactttaaagcagtagtgtagatccagcattGTCTTCATACCCTCCATTGCCATTTTCATTGCCTTCTACATGTGGAAGGCAGCACTGAGCTGAGGAGATccacctctccactgtgctgaggGTACAACAATACTGCCTTGTTTATCAGGCATATGGCCACCAGCATCAGCGAGTGGGTGGAGGGCACACTGGGTCGTGGGGAGGTGCCCCCTGATGCTGATCCCCTTATAATTCACCCTATTAACTATTGGACAGATGTGGGCTTGTCTGTGCAAAAGGAGCTAGTTGCAACTTCACCTTATCATGCTTTGCTGCATGTTCCACTGCAATATTGTACAAACAAGTACTCCCAAAACAGCTCCCCTATTATTGATGTGCTTGGATGATCCCAAATCTGATGCACACCTCATGTCATTGCATTGGATAGGCACTACTCCCATTCTGGACTATAGAATAACGGTGGTGGAAAGAGGGGTTGCATCAcatataaaaagaaatattttcactCCCTGGGATTTGTGCCATTCTGGGTCTCTGCTTCTGAGATGTGCAGGGCTCTGGAGATCAAGATCATTAAACAACCAATATAGAAGCAGACGTAAAGATTTCCCCCCACATATTCTGATTGCTTTCCATTTACAGGTAATAAGGAGTGCCCCTAGGCACACAACTACATAACAGTTGAATCAAACAATATTTATATTGAATTTCAAAACAGTGATATtttgtaataataacaattataagGCAGTTCAATCAAACAGATTAGTAACGTCAATTatatataaagaaatattttcaCTACCTGGGATTTGTGCCATTCTGGGTCCTCATAAAAGAAACTGATGCAATGATTGGGATGGATAGAAACCTCCACCAATAACTATAGCTATCTGATGAAGGTTAAATTAATGTAATAATATTCATTTTAAAGGGATAATAGGGAATGATAATCTACCAAAAGATCTTGGGATGAGAGGGAACTCAGTATTATTCTTATTCAGCagtaacacccacccacacggGTACAAAGGGGAGGGGTGTAGTTATTGTGGCTAAACGGCAATATATTTGTAAGGGTTATAAACGGTCAAGTGGCATTTCAATTCAAAGTTCAAATACAAACCAGAAAAATGTCATGGACCATTTCAGCGACAAAGGTCTTCCTAGTCTTAGAATCCTAGTTAATAACACAAACTTGTTAGTCTTACTGTCCTAATTATACACCTGGAATGAAAGGGGGGAGCATTCAGAATTATTATAcagatattttaacttaattaaacCGTTACAAAATCTAAATAATAGTTTgcatggggaaaaaacacaaacCAGATATCTTACTGTTAATGACAGAAGGATGAAATAAGAGATAGGGTTTGATCCAAAGTAGCTTCCTTAGAGAGAGGAGCTTCTTTTATCAAAGGAAGGAGTTTACTCCATTAGTGGAAGCTTCACTGGATCTAATCCATTTTGtttaactgagggctcatctacaccaagctggatattccactacgaaagtggtatgaaagcagtatataaaaggcaggagcgatACTACTActttattgaagtgcagtgcaagacctacactactgctttatagtggtactgaagtgcactgacgactgctggggcccatgacacacctagccaaagcaggatataacactatgaaagtggcatgaaagtggtatgtgtcagggcctccaacagttttcagtgcagttcaataccactataaagcagtagtgtggatcctgccttttatataccactttcataccactttcatagtggaatatccagcttggtgtagatgagccctggataCATGCACAGttgatttatcatcatcatcatcatcatcatcatcatcatcatcatcatcatcatctctataccacccaatagccaaagctctctggaaagtTCACTACACAATATGGCTGATATACTTATACATGGAGAAAATTAAACTAGTGTTTTGTAAGAAACCAATATATAAACTAATGATTTCCACTTCCCCTGACTTTTGTGATAGGACATGTCTTTTGTCTTTATTATGATtagttctcattttaatgcaTTACTGTATTTATAATGTTGCTTGAGTTGTGTAGGAACACAACTTCCCCTTAATTGCTTTCTTCAGAGCATCTTTGACCTCCTTGTTTCTCAGGCAATATATGATTGGGTTTAGCATGGGAGTGACCACAGTATAGAACATGGACACAATTTTGTTGAAGTTCACTGAATTGATGGAAAAGTTTGAGGTTGGGCGGACATACATGAACATCAGAGTGCCATAGAAAATGGTTACTACAGCCAGATGGGAACCACAAGTTGAGAAGGCTTTTTGGCGACCAGTCGATGAGGGGATTTTCAGAACAGTGATTATGATGAAGATGTAAGACACCAGAATGAGGAGGAAGGAACTAACAATGACACTAGTGGCCACAATGAAATTAGACAGTTCAGCTTCATGTGGGTTTATGCAAGAGAGTTTCAGTAAAGGTGGTGCATCACAAAAGAAGTGGTTGATCTTATTGggtccacaaaatggcagccgacACAGTGCAACCAGTGGGGGGATGTTAACTATGAAGGCACCAATCCAAGAGCATACAGCCAGTTGAAGGCAAATTTTGTTATTCATGAGTGTTGGGTATCGCAGAGGATTGCATATGGCCAAGTAGCGATCAAACGCCATGATTGCCAGAATGAAACATTCCGCTGTACCAAGTGTAATAAGAAAATATAGTTGAGTAATGCAGCCAGCATATGTGATAGATGTGTTTTTCGCTAGGAATACTTCTAGCATCTTGGGAACAATATTAGATGTGTACCATATCTCCAGGAAGGAAAAGTTGCTGAGGAAGAAATACATGGGTATCTGGAGACGTTGGTCAATGCGTactatgatgataatgatgatgtgcCCACACAAGGTCAAGATGTAAACAACCAATCCCACAAAGAAGAGGAGAAGCTGGAGCTTCTTCAGACTTGGGAACCCCAAGATGATGAAGTGGGTCACAGTAGTTTTATTGCCAGTGACCATGCTGACATAGTTTCTGGGCTATGAAGAGAAAACTGAAGTTTATATGACATAGAAGAAAAATCATAGTGGTAAATAAAGCAGCCGTAGTTTCAAAACACAACTTATATGCTTAAATTACTGTGATGCTACTGAAGAGAGGAAATGAACCAGAAAGGGAGGCAACCAGGAAAGAATACTGATGTGTATATTTAAGAATGAAGATcattattatcaataataataataataataataataataataataataataataataatatcacagtcTATACAGCTTATCCCCTTCTTCACAACTCTGTAAGCTAGACCAGTATTCCCCAGATCTCAGATGAGGAGCAAAGCTGATTGATAATGGGTTACCTAAAGGCACATTGTTCATTCAAGACTGAGGGAAGTTTTGAATTAACCATTGCCTCATGGTTAATGCTGGTTGCCACACTACAGCACTGCATGTTTTATATTTGATTTGGCAGTCACTTATTTTCAGGGTATTTCCTTCATCTAAATTGCTGCAGAACAGAAAGTGCTAAGGAATAGTATAATATTTGACCCTTGCTTGATAAATCAcacttcatgttgttgttttcttgagaTTCAATGTTCAAATTCGGCTCAGACGTTATGAGCAATTTGGAGTTGAATCCAGAGTTCGTCAACTTAGGGTAGACTCATTTAGTAatatgccccattgatttcagtggatctgccGTACACATGACTAACAATGCCAACCTATACATGCCAACCCAAAAgcctattgagttcagtgtggcttactcccaggttagtgggCATAAGGTTGTtgtttaagtctggatccaatgaaGTAATTATAAGATTCTACTAGTTTCTTAGAAAATACTTGAATACGTTACTCACCGTTGTTTAATTTTGAACGAGCAGAAACTTCACTGCACTAGTTCCTTCCTTTCAGAACTGGTCGGTAAATTATTGTTAGTAAAGTCAGAATGCACTGAATGTTTTTTGGACATCAGAAGAAAAGCTCCAAAGCCTAAGAACAGTTCATCTGGAAGTTGTTCTTCCTTCATCAATAGAGATAATTCAATATGAAGTTCCAGAGAATGTCATGAAGTGAAGATGTGCTCCCTTTACCTCCACCAATGTGAAAGAAATCTGGTAAATAAAACAGGTTACATTGCAACATCTCAATTCTCTTTGGGAGATTGAGTGTCCACAGTGGACTGAATTTCTAATAAGATCTTCTTTAGGCATAGTTAATTAGTTTGGCAAAACCTGTGCCAGAGATGAGCACTCAGATACACTCCTACCTTGTTATTCAAAAGCTTcatgtgtgcatttctccccatgggctcatctacaccaagcaggatattgtactatgaaagtggtatccaCTAATGATCACAAGAAAGCCTCAGAATGTTGCCTTGCTTTTACATCAAAACAGATTAGTACTATGCATTCATATGAACTTCGGGAGCTGATGCATACCATTGGTCTATCTATTGGTCCAATGGTATAAGGAACAATGTTGTTTACACAGACTGACAGCAGCACTCCAGGATTTCTGGTGGAGGTCTTCCCATCATGCTACATGACAACTAGAGATAGAAggaactgaacctgagaccttcttaattcaaagcatGTGATCTACTATGAAGCTATGTCCCTTGCTGAAGGAAGGAGAATATGACTCTCTAGGGTATCAGACAGGACTCTTTTCCATTCCTATCTAGAGATttcatggattgaacctgggttctCCCGTATGCAAAGAATGTGTATGACTATATAGCTATGGTCCCTTATGGGACACAATAGTTCGACTAGttggattgcattttatttctctttttccccctGAAACATTTTGTTACTGGCTCAATTGCAACTGCAGGGTTTTTAAGCCAGATAAAGCATTTTTACATATTATAATTTCAATAGGAATAATAAAAGCATGAAGTGTATCTTTGTTATTCATTTATGACCTTTAAAACATTGGCCAGGATGGCTAAGAGCATGGTGAAAACATACAAATCTGAAATCTTTTGGCATTCAGCTGATATTACCTAGAGAAGTTATGTTAGCAGACAATAACTTCTTTAGGTATTCCCAGAGGAAATCAGCAGCTTCAACACAATCAGCATGATAAATTATCCCCTAAGTGAATTACTATTTTCTTTTAATCAGGGAGGCAATACAATTCCCCCACCACTGGTATTCTAGATATGGCTGTTCTTGAAAGAATCTCATTTTTACAAGTTTTGAATGAACTTACACTGAACATTGAGTAcagtctattaaaaaaaaaaaaaaagagtgcccCAAATGTGTAATTAACATGTAGATAATAAAGATTCTAAtgagaacaagaaaaagaaagtttCATCTTTCAAGGTCACTGAAAGAACAGCTCCCATAGAGGATTGTGAGAAATGATGCAAGAGAATGTAATATTTCCATTGCAGTCTGCATAGGCTCCTTGTAGTCTGTTTTTGTCTGGGGATCCTCagtatgtgttttattttggtttttttttttaaaaaaaaaaacttagtgtAGAACTGATTCCTTGTTAAACTCACAGAGTAATTTATATCATTATACACACTGAATGTCATGCAAAAGTGCTTTAGGTGCACAATCTGGAAACCTCCAAATCACTTTTAGGATTCACACAATGTCAGGCATTGGCAAACACATTTGCAGTACAACCTTGTGTACGTTTACTCAACTGTATTCCATGGGACCTTCTCCCAGAGATAAgtccccctcctatggaattgcCTGCCTCtgtaggtcaggcaggtgccaacttcgtattcctttcggcgcctcctgaaaacatcattgttccaggatgtccagccacggttcacttttcattttgcttcttttaaaatctattttaaagtgttttattctgtttttattttatcttgtgcacagctataaaattttgaatggggagcaatacataaataaattagataaacttttctttttcctaaagcttttaaaacttgattttgttctgactttatgctgttagttttaccctacccagtgcctgcttaccctaccctgtgcctgtttgcattctcttcccctccttattgttttattaagattttattagaatgtaagcctatgcggcagggtcttgctatttactgttttactctgtacagcaccatgtacattgatggtgctatataaattaataataataataataataataataataataataataataataataaattagatTTCAGCCTGAAGCACCATCAATTTCAAGGAGAGTGAATTAGGCACATGCTTAACTTTCTCACTGACATCAATGACATTTAAATGTGAGTTCCTATTATCAGATTGTGCTAAATAGCAGAAtgttgagggtgggggagggggaagagataaCTGCCATCTGGAgtaaaagcagcaacagcagtgaaTTTCTGGGACCTCTGGTGTGTGTATACACAGACAAGCGATCTCCTGAGCATGAACGGACCCTACCACTTTGGTTTACTGGTCTACACTCCTGCTCattccccttctttctctcccccttccccctaaaTTGTTtgtgttaggccttagctagacgggttagcccgggctaatacccgggattgcccctgggcgtccaggtgatgcacaggggatcccaggctcagacagggatcaaccctcccttgccctgggttaatgggctccacttgcagCCCGGTATTTTCCGCGGTTTCAGCGactactcacgaggagccgggtgtcatgccctgcatggagatggagtcgggagatgagggggaagtggcagaggctggacctagtgccGAGAGGCCCGGCTCAGGTGATAAGGAGACTGAACTGGCAGAGACTGTGTCAGAGCCTccgggagaggagccaaggccagctgggacctctgccagctctgagggcctgatgccagcaaaaactacggaggagccgcaggagtctgaggaagaggcagagaagcctggtttcagccagttgcgggcggagaaggcaaccagacgccagtctcgccgcctccaccagaaacgccaggcaattagAGATTagctgagagaccatgactcagcactctgactgagcataaaagcgcagccgtgagccatgccaaattgtcagagattatctgagctttctggcgGAAGCTTTGGCTCTCAGATCTCGTGACCCCGTGCCTTGCTCCAGATACCTAGTTCCTGAatccagccttgactcccggaccccgtgaccacgtctgcctactctggaatcCTGTTTCGACCTTGGACTGCCTTGTGACTACGTTTTGCCTGTGACTGCTCCCGTGACTTCTGGACTGTGTATTTGGACCTTGCTGACCATCGGCTGTGTTTGACCTTGGACTGACCCACCGTTCCCCCTCGTTGCCACGTCCTTTAGACCCGGACTGAACCTGGACTTCTCTGTAAGACTGAATCTTGCTCTATTACGTCCTTTTGCCTTGACTTTCCAAGCTCCCTTTACCCTGCCTGCTCGGCATTGTTTGTAAACTGCAATAAACTCATCTGTTGCTTAGTTGCCAGCTGGTCTAAtctgtctttgtcaagccatttggcggctttcccggacagaatAATCTCTGACCTGGCTGACAAAAATAAGAGCAATGGAAGATTTATTACAGAAAAACCAGCAGCTGGAGAATCTTGTTATGCAGTTACAAACAGCCGTCGCCGTGTTGCAAGCTCAAACGGCTGAACCCCCGCCCCCCGTCGAAGGAGTAAGTGTTTGGCTGCTTTCCCTGAGAAATTCTCTGGAAAACCGCAGCAGCTGGAAGGCTTTTTAGCTCAATGCAGGCTGCATTTTCAACTCCGGCCAGAGGATTTCCCCACAGACACTCACAAAGTGGTGTTTGTCATCAGCCTCCTGTCTGGACCAGCGCAGCGATGGGCCACCCCATATCTGCTCCAAGACCACCCTCTCCTGAACCAgctggacaattttttaaaagaaatgctggCAACATGGGGAGATCCAGTCAAGGTGGAAACCGCAGAGAGGCTCATACATCACCTGCACCAGGGGAAGGGCTCAGTGAGGGAATACACCACTAAGTTCCGCCTAATCACCCAGGACCTAACCTGGAACGATAGTGCCCTCCAAGCCCAGTATCGGTGTGGGCTCTCAGATGCAATCCTGGATGAATTGGCCTGAGCTGCTCCGCCTGAGTCTCTAGCTCTGCTCATGGAGCAGGCTGTAAGGATTGATGGCAGGCTGTCTGCCCGCAGGCTAGCCCGTCTACAGAAAACACCCAGGTCTGACAGGTGGGCTTTGCGGGGTcctgcagctgctccagag includes the following:
- the LOC134405369 gene encoding olfactory receptor 5G9-like, encoding MENQTHRSEFIFLGLSNEPQLQIFFFLVFSTIYLITLTGNSTIILVIRRDPSLYSPMYYFLSHLSFVDICYSTDIVPKMLVNLLMKQNTISFIGCLTQMFFSLLLSVTEVFILSAMAYDRYTAVCHPLHYVVTMNKSICTYLVMGAWLMGLFFAIINIVPIFNLQFCGLHEISHFSCELPPLLKASCSDIFLNNILLLSSVVIFGLGSFLPTLVSYLHIISTILKIRSAEGRSKAFSTCSSHLIVVGLLYMTGMSQYMKPSNLSSMILDELFSIQYSILTPMLNPIIYSLKNKEVKRALGRTFGNGRCYNLF
- the LOC134405371 gene encoding olfactory receptor 6B9-like — protein: MVTGNKTTVTHFIILGFPSLKKLQLLLFFVGLVVYILTLCGHIIIIIIVRIDQRLQIPMYFFLSNFSFLEIWYTSNIVPKMLEVFLAKNTSITYAGCITQLYFLITLGTAECFILAIMAFDRYLAICNPLRYPTLMNNKICLQLAVCSWIGAFIVNIPPLVALCRLPFCGPNKINHFFCDAPPLLKLSCINPHEAELSNFIVATSVIVSSFLLILVSYIFIIITVLKIPSSTGRQKAFSTCGSHLAVVTIFYGTLMFMYVRPTSNFSINSVNFNKIVSMFYTVVTPMLNPIIYCLRNKEVKDALKKAIKGKLCSYTTQATL